The Elaeis guineensis isolate ETL-2024a chromosome 3, EG11, whole genome shotgun sequence region GTATTAATAGGACTTGCATAAGAAAATTGTCACTATTTTATGCCACCAAAAAGAATCAGAAGAGAGTTATCCAAAGTAAATGGAATGCAACTAACCTAATGAAAAGCTTGAAGAAAAGGTAAAAGCACAAAACGAAGAATTAGGAGAATAGCTCCAACTAGAAGATTgatggagaaaaaaattcaaaggaAGCTTCAAGTATAAAATATTGTACTCATTCCAAATATTAGAGACTTGATGTGGCCCACTTGTAACCTTATCattaatataatttaagaaaattaagatgataataaataattaaaattctttTGGGATAAAGAAAGACTCAAGTCAAAATAAGTACTCCACTATAGTTGTACTTACTTGATGGACGGAAGAAGTTAGATTAATCTAAAAGAGTCCCTAGTTTGGCCTATAAAATAAGCCTGTGATTTTTCATCAAATATGGACATCGAGATCCTCTAGCATAGTCTAGAAATATTCTTTTATAGTATTCTTTTGTATGATAGAAGTAGGGCAGATTTGTCTACAAGATTTATCTTCTGATACTTCTTACAACCTTCTTAATCGTTGATTCGATTAGGCTTGAACAACAATAGCTGGAggtataattattttttcattcaagttAAATTTTCTATATTCAGTGATATTAGAGCCCCCTCTATGCTATTTTGTTCAATCCATATAGATTTATGATCTTGATGGAAAATCCATATACATATGCtatattttatgtttatttttggCATATTGGAGATTATAcgatataaaaaaaatgaagaaaaaaagaacctCCATTTCTTCTGTCTACAAGttaagaaaatatatttatatatatgaacttaagcaggcctCCTATCTATGgtatataaaatttcatgataTTATTAGCTCTTTTAGCTTTACATAAAATATTGTAGATCAATATATATTCCTTAAGGCTAATGAGAGTAAGTACATATTTTTTTGTCCCATACGTAAATGATATATTACTGACGAGCAGTGATTTAAGTTTGCTACATGAGACAAACTATTTCTTTCTCAAAACTTTGAGATGAAGGATATGAGTGAAGCCTCTTATATTATTAGTATACAGATTCACAAAGAGAAATCAAGAAAGATTTTAGATTTGTCTCAAAGAGCCTacattgaaaaaattttggaaagatttaaaattataaattatactcCTATAGTTGTATCCATTATAAAAAGTGATAAATTTAATCAGTATTGATATctacaaaataaattaaaaaaatagtaaatgaAGAATATCCCATATGCATCTACAGTGAGAAGTTTAATGTATACTGAAGTCTGTACAAGACCTGATACTATATATATAGTAGGAATATTTGTTAGATACCGAAGTAATCTTGACCTTGATTATTGAAATACTGCAAAGAAGGTTATGCAGTATCTGTAAAAAACTAAACATTATATGTTTATCTATAAACACACTGATCACTTGAAAGTAATTAGATATTCAAACTCAAATTTTGGTGGATATGTGGATACAAAAAGGTCTACTCCAAGATACATTTTTTTCCTTACTGGAGGTGCTATATATTGGAGAAATAATAAGCAATCTATAATTATTTTATCTACCATGAAGGTTGAGTTCGTTGTATGATATGAAGCTACTTCACAGGCATCATGAATGAAGAATCTTATTTTTGGTTTGAGAGTTGTTGATTTCATTGTAAGGTCGATAATGATTTATTGTAATAACtctgctgtaatttttttttctaagaatgaTCAAAGTTGAAGTCGGACCAAGCACATCGATATAAAGTATCTTATTATTAATGATCATGTCAAAAAGCATGAAGTGGATATCCAACATATTAGTACTAAATTAATAATTGCAGACCCCATGACTCAAGGATTATCAAGCAAATAGTTTAAAGATCATATGGATCATATGAGAAACATTAgtttaattcttattttatttgcTTAATGTATAACATTCATGATATTCTTAGAAataaaagatatatttttattttgtgcaTATAAAGTTTATGTCATAAAGTTGGGCTTTAAATCGCTTGTAAGAAGTTATTTGTAAAAAAAAGTATAAAGTACTTAAATAAAGAATTTCATGTATTATGAGACATGGAAGGGAGTATTTAGTTTGTAGGATGTAATAGTCATAATTCatatattgaaattttttatttgactTAAGTTGGTTTAGGGCCATATTACAGTTTTgtttatcatttatttagtatCTTGATTGTGACATATGGGCCAAGTGAGAGAATATTATACTCGTCCTAAATATTAGAGACTTGATGTGGCCCACTTGTAAACTTATCGTTAAAGATAATTAAGATAATaatgaataattaaaatttttttgagataaggATAGACTCAAGTCAAAATAAGAACTCTACCATGATTGTACTTTCTTAATGGACAGAAGaagttatattaatataaaagagTCTCTAATTTAGCCTATAAATATAGCATGTGATTCTCTATCAAGTATAGATATCGAAAGCCTCTAGCATAGACTACAAGTACTTTTTTGTAGTATTTTTTTACAGGATGGAAGCAGGGCAGATTCATCTTCTAGTACTTCTTGCAACTTTCTTAATCATTGGTTCGATTGGGTTTGAACAATAATGACCAAAGATATGATTATTTTCATATTCAGATTAAATTTTCTACATAAAATATAAGCTCTCTATTATTATAACAGTATAAATAGAAGCAAACATAGTTACCTAACCAACCAGTAGTAGTAAGGATAAGATATAGTATAGTGACTAACAATTTTCATTTGTTATATTATATCATTGCCTATATGCCATAATAGCTGGAAATATGATTTTTTTCTGACCGTTAGATCTCACTGGCTTAACGTTACATCACCTTAGTTGATGCTATATAATTTTTGTTTAGATAGATTTACTATATAAGCATCAATTTTTGTCATATAAGTATTAGCTATTGTTGGTTGAGATTTTCAATGAGAGAAAATGGTTAtaattcgaaaaaaaaaaattatattaaatttatttaaaaaatagaggaattaaatttgagttttttgaataaaaaaatgatttaaaaaaGCACACTAACTTTTAGGACCAAAGCATATTTTGTCTTAAAACCAATTTGAAGTCAGTGGCTTTGGTGAAAACCCAACTGGTATGAGCTTGAAGAAACTAGAAGATTAGCTGACTGCGAGTCACTTGTCCTGTTGCCTATCAGTTCTATTTCGCACCAACTTACGAGCCAAACCATGGAAAGAGTGTCTTGGGCCAAGCCGTTGCAGGTGATGAGCCAGATAAAACCGGTTTCAATTTTGAGTCCAtctatttctatttttatgatttattaaatttattaaatcaatCTAAGAATGAATACAATGAAAAACTAAGATAATCCATAgttcgaaaaaaaaattattacagctGTCCCCGGACCACGAAGTCGTGCTGGTTTTGACGTCTTTCTATTTCGCCTTCCGATTAGCACAAGCGACCCATAGCTCAGAAAAAATAATCCATAGTTCGAATGCGTCCGCGGGACCAATTGCCATGCCTGATCAATTTTGCCCATCGGTGTCTCGCTCGGGGCCGCAAAACAAGGTTTGGTTCGTTCGATCTTTCTTTCTTtcgttcgttttttttttttttccggcccACGGAAGATTTTAAAAGAAAtaagcaaaaagaaaaaggaaaaggaacgaGAGGGTGAAAAAAAAAGGCCCGCCTGCAAAGAAAGAAGGGATCAACTCCGAAGCCAGCCCAGACAAGGCGAAAGAAAGCGAggtgagctctctctctctctctctctcgatgatTCTTTCCGACTCTAGGGTTAGGGATTCGCTCGCCTCTTTCTGTCTCTCGACTCCATAATCTTCCGTCGGGGTtccgatctggagcttcctgggatCTCCCAGGTATCGCACCGCGAGCTAGGGTTCCCTGGCTCGAATTCTTTCCCGAGCAAGTGCCATCGGGTGATCCCCTAGGTGGAATCATCCGGGTGGTAGGCAGTCCTGTAGTTTCGATCGCGATCGAATATGAGCGAGCTGATGATTGGGAAACTACAGACGTCAATTATGCATTGGGAAGATAATTCCATGGGGAACCATGATGTTTATAATACCATATTGATATTTTTGTCCATCACATCAGAATGTCGGTGCAAACTGTAGCGCAtaatttggtcttgttgattcACCTGTGGTATACAAGCAGGTCTAAGCGGGTTCGCTTCTGAGGTACTTCTTGTGATGTTTTATCTTTAATGCAGATAATTTAAAAAGAAAGTTGACCTTTACCTACACACACCACACGAACACATGACAAAAGGAGGTCAACCAATCCAAAACTGAAAAGCATGTAAGATCCAGTTTGAAAACTTTTAGATGATAAGGGTCTAATCAATCTCATCTTTTGGACCTTAAAATGCCTACTTGTAAGGAAAATAATGTTGAGGAGTATGTAATCAGGACATGGCCAAATTCCACATGCAAATATCCAAGTATAGCTCTAAAAGTGTTCTAATCGATTTTAAGAAATCAGCTGATGTATGGctgagattagatttaaaaaaatgtcctttatttgatttatttgctcTTTTTACTCCACAATTGCAAGCTTCATGTCCACATCACCACTGGACTGGCTGCTGCTTATTTGGCATCTTTTTGACTATGAAGAACATGGTTTGTACACAAGTCGACTCTATCCCATGGCTAGTGGATATGAGAAGGGGTGCAGAAATCTTAGTAAAGGTAGAAGAacatgaaagaaaataaataagaaaagttCAGAAAGGAAAACAAAATAAAGTACACAATACAGAAGGTTTGTactgtccttaagatatcccaacCTCTTTTATATCCAACCTCACTTCTATTCCTTCAGAACATGCATAGCTGTTCAATGTCATAAAATGTCTAGTGACCATTGATTTGTTTTGGAGATTATCTAGGGTTTGAAAGGGAGTCCTATTGCTTAATTTCGGATCACAGTTATTATGGAAAAAAAcaaattttcttttcatcttcttcttctcttgagtccaTTTGAAGAGATCACACCCTTGTGGATTTTGCATTGCGAGATGTAAAATATTTTCAGATGTTAACATATTTATCTTCAGATGTGAACCTGAATTCAGACCTAACATTACTGCTGGCAATGTTTCTTGATCACGATCTACAACAATTTGCATCCTACATTCTTCTGTCCGATATCTGACCATGCCTAGCTTCCCATTAGCAACCTTCTTTCCATGCTTGTGTGAGGCTTTGGATATGATTGGTCCTATTGATGATGTCTTAATACATTCATGGTTCTCTTTATGATGAACTTATTGTAAGGACTGGAAATCAAAGTTTAAATCTTAAACCTTTATTTCCAGTAATATGTTATATATAGATGGTTTACTCAATCATCTTTCTCATATGTTACTATGCACGAAAATTATACTAGATGTATCTTTGAACAAAATAATTGTGCGTCAATGAATTGCCTAATTACTTCATGATTGCTCGGCTCATCCTTTTCACCTCCACCTGCTGTGGATGTTATAAAGTAGTAGAAGGATGAAGCAGTCTAACCACAATGATAATTTACAATTCCAATAATTGCTAGCTATCCTGAAAAGGGTGACATTCTTAGCATCATGACAGTTCACTCATGCTTGTTATTTTCCTTTCTCTTATTGATTGATGTAGTAGTAAAATTTTCAGCAATTTTCCTTCCAATATCAGGTTCCTATTAAAATATGGATGTTGTAGGGTAAATTTTCTATGTTCTAACCATTTGCTCAAAGATTATTTTTGTCATCATTCGGtgttctgtgtgtgtgtgtgtgtgtgaaaccAGAGATGAAAAGGTGGAAGTCCTTAATATGCCGAGGAACAGAATAATTTTGTCTTGATCAATTGCCTAATTACTTCATCATTGCTTGGTTCATCTTTTTCACCTTCACCTGCTATGGATGTTATCAAGTAATAGAAGGATGAAGTGGTCTAAGCACGATGATAAATATTCAATTCCAATAGTTGCTATTAATCATGAAAGGGTTTGTTATTAGCATCATGACAGTCCATGCATGCTCATTGTATTCCATGTTTTTATTGATTGATTTACTAGTAAAATTTTAGTAATTTTCCTTTCCATATGGGGCTCCAATTGAATGCCGGATGTTGTACAGTAATTTTTTTTACCTGTTGACCATTTGTTCAAAGATTATTTCTGTAATCATTTGgtatttgctctctctctctctctctctctctctctctctttctctttctctctgtgAAAGCAGAGGTGAAAATGTGGAAGTCCTAAATATATTAAGGTGGTAATGAGGCCGGGAGAGacatgagaaagagagagttgCATGCCATCATAATTTTGCACATTAACTACAAGAATGTGAAATCAGTCCTGATGTAGTCATTTCAAAGTGGAAAGTCCCAAACCTGATGCCCCTATGATTAAGTTTCGAATTTTGTTGGATCATGCTGACTTACTACTATTCAAAAATATCCCACTATGGCAAAGGTGGCACTCTACTTTACCCTATGAATCTTTCCGAAGTCCATCAATATCAGATCCATGCAGTGTGTAACACAGGGAGTCTTGACAATATTTTACCCATAACATgacaaataataaattataatattgttatattataAAAAGTATTATAATTTAACAATATGATATTACTATATTATGATTATTGGTTagtataataatgataataatgtgatatagtataatattattgttataatataataatatattattataataatattgtaCTATCAAAAATTGTTATGATAAAGTATTAGTAATTtacaaattatttttatattttaatccaaataatataacaaataatataattatttttaggaTGATAATCAAGTAACAAGCAATTGGGTAATTCTTGGTTCTAATAGCAACACAAATAGttgattttgttcaccaaatacaAAATGGCAATAAAATTGTTCATATACCCACAATCATAATAGCAATGTAAATGTTCACATCAACATTTCTCAAAATCCATGTTATAAACATAATATTCTAAATAAACAGGTCAACAACTCATAAGAAGAGACACAATAAGATTGCACAAAACATCCATCTCATGGTTATTCAATGTTTGACTTTGTTCTACTTTCCTTTCTTCCTATGGTTTATCAATCTAAAAACAATTGGAAAGGGAGCAGATCCTCCTCATGATCATAAGGTTATATTCAAAATCCTTAATAGCATGATCATAGCAATAAAAAGACAGCAACCTAAATGAtctttgcaataaaaatatatttcaagttaacttcaaaaaaaatcattgcCAAGACTCAAACCCGGGTCTCTCACGTGTGATCTTGCCACAGAAAAAGAGCTTCACAATGTGTCTCAAGTACAGCTTTTGCCTAAAAGCTCCAAATTGGAGCTTTTCCTAATGGACTTTTTTCAACTTTTGGAGGAGCCAAAAATCTGTTTCAAAATTTTCAGCAGACACCTCAAAATCACCAAGAAGCAGTTTTTGGCCCTCCAACAAATGCTTTTCGGCCCTCAAAAAGCTCTATGCCTCTATCAAATGGCGCCTGATTAAGGATTCTATTTGGCAGTCCAAGTGAATCTTGAATATGTGAGGTGTAGATGAATGGTTTAACAAGTATGGTGATTGCTTTGAACATGTTTTTAATTTAATAAGTAGTACCACATTATTGGCTTGTTCAGTGTATGCATTAGGATTGCATTACACTATTCTCTTGGCATAAAGGTGCTCATGTCTAATAAACATAGAGTTGCATCGTAATGTTCtgtaagtacatgtatatatgcatTTGTGTGGTATATATGCAATTGTTAAAGACATAGGGATGTATGCTATTTCATGGTTCTGAAGCATATGTATACAATCTGCTGCTTATGGTTCATGGTTATTCTTTTGTAAGTAGATCTCACTTGCTGGTATGATCTCACGTGCTGGCATCTAATATATGGATGTTACTTATTATCAttcatttctttccttttatttttttacaatccaATCAGAGCCACTCTCAGAATCTCAAGGCTGCATTGGTTATAGGTCATTGTTGTGTGAGAGGTTTCCGACAAGGGTGAAATTTCTGTCTTGTTACTAAAGAGTTCCTTTGTTCATTGTTAAAAATCTCTAAACCACATCCTTTTCCCtcttcatttatttttctttcttgtgAAAGCTGAATGATTACAGTGGACATCTTTTTTAGATGATCCTTTTCCCTTATCTGAAAATTTGTTGAAGTAAATtgaggtttctttttcttctggctcttaattattaaataaatagtcTTCTTCCTGCAGTTACAAAATGAGGCGACCGGGACAGTATGCGGATCCTGGCATTAATCCTATGGTGGCTGCTGAGATGCAGCACTTATCAGCTCACAGATTGCAACAGAACTCGGGGATGAATCATTTTCCAGGAAGGGCAGATTCTTTGCGGACTGAGGAAGAACAACAGtatatctcttctaaatcagagaGACAGTGGCAATGGGATAGAGATGAGCCTAAGGGATCAAATCAACCCTCATCTCATATGTACAAAGAAGGCAAGTTAGCTTTATTGTGGTAATTCAGTTGATTACACAATTTACTTCATTGATTATTTTACTTCCATCAGCAGTCAAGTTTGATCTAATATGCAGTtccaattttatatttttttggagcCTTTCTGAGCTACTGGAAGTTTTCTTTTGGAGTCAAGTTCTAGTCCTTAGTGTCTTTAAAGTAATAATTGATCTGCTGATCGCACCTTATAAGGTTATGTATTTGTCAAATCAAATTCCTTTTCTGAATTAGCAGTTGCTTCATGTGATTGATTATCATTTTATGAACATTTATGGTATCTGACAATGTTGAAGTGTTATTCTGCAAAATAGTTTAGTGGTTGATTAGTTAGGATCATTTGttctgattgcttttggaccgTGGTCATTCTAGAACTTGATCCATCTGTGTTTCCAAAATCAAATTCGTCTTCTGGATTAGCAGTTTTTCCACATGGTTGATATATGAACATTTCTAAGTATCTGAAAATGTTAAGTGTGATTCTGCAAAATAGTTCAGTAGTTGGTGGTTGAGGATCATTTGTTCAGATTGATTTTTGGGCCATGATTATTCTAGAATTTCATCCTTCCGTTAAGCAGCCCAGGTTTTGGAATAGCAGGTCGGCCCCCCACAGTGTGATTGTGATGATGTCCAAATCAAATCCAATATCTGTCTTCAAATGAGGATATATTACACCATGTAGGGTCTTTTGCCTGTGGAACCTAAAGCTGTCTGCCACTTGGTGGGAGGTCTGACAAAATGTGTCAGGTTGCACCTGCAAATAATTTTTCCAATGTGCCATTTTCTTTGTTGCATTCTATTTTGTATTTCCTTGCCATGACTGAAGCTTCATATGGTCTTGATATGGAGAATAATGTATCTTAAAATAGTTATATGCTGTAAGCATAGTGGAAAGGAGCGAatttaactcttgttttcaaactaTATTGTCATATTTGATAAGTTCTGGGAAGAATGCTAAATGACATCTGCTTTGAGACAATGTACTTCATTTGTATGAGCAGACTTGTATAAGTGATAAATTGTTCATATTGTGTCTTCAATTTGTGTCAGAAGAATTAGGTGCCTTGGGAAACCTGCATAGCATTTGTAAGAAAGGCTTTGGAGAATTTTGCTTGGATAAAATATGTAGCCCATGATAAGAAATGAATTGCAATCATGGATCCCATTGGCAAAGCTGCATACCGGTTCCAAAAAAGACTTTGGAGAATTTTCCTTTGATGAAATATGTAGCCCATGATAAGAATGAACCACAATGAAGGATCGCATGACGCCAACATGAAAATGATGGAATAAAGCTAATTGGTTATTTTTTATGATCATGTACGTGAAGAAAACCTTATTCTTAGAAAGGTGAGTTGGACCCTATGATTGttgcatgcaatttcaaattaACTTTTCTTCGTTCCCGAGTCTCTTTTAGTTTACCTAAAGGATTTTCCACCATACCACTAGCCTTTCTTATAGTAATGCCACAAGACAACTTGACTTTCCACTTTCAATAAATATCAACTGTAATATATTCTTTGGAAAGTGCAGTTGTTTTATCTTAAGGATTTTCCATCATACCACTGGCCTTTCTCATACTAATACCAGAAAACAACTTGTCTTTCCACTTTCTGCAAATATCAACTATAATGTATTCCTTTGAAAGTGTAGTTCAAACTTTGGCTGGGTAATGTTTCATAAGCTTTAAACCACAAATTCCATATGTCAGAATATATAGGATCAATATATAGGATCATGCAAGTGTTCTGCAAGTGCATCTCATTGTTAATTTTTACATGTATGCAGATATTGTTCATGTGTCTGCCAAACCAATGGCAGTGTTATCTCTTATTTTTGCTTGTTTATTGCCTTTGTACTTACAGAGACATGAATTGTCTGAATGTAGGTCAAGGAAGTGATGCTTCACGATCTTTATATGAAGGTCAAAGGTCTGATTCAAAAACAGGACTGGAAAAACAAGCCATTAGAGACCTGAGAGCTCAAGCTCGTCAAGAAGAAATGGAAACTGGATATGAGGATAACACTCTTCCGCAGACATTTGAAGGTCTAGAACAGAAATTTCTTCATGATATAATGAAATTATCCAAGGAACATCAGGATGCAGAAGATGCAGAAAACGCTAGGCACAGGGAAGTAAGTTGAAGCATAGTTTCATTTAAATAAATAGTCTAATTGACTGATTATGGTCTGCAGTTTTTTTTTCCCCAAGTTTTATAAAAATGGAAAAGCTGTGCAAAACTGTATGTTGGAAACAAATCTTTTTGTATGAAAGGCGTAAGCTTTTATTTCTTAGTATATGCTATCTTAGCAGCATGGTCCTTCTACTACATACTCTAATTTTAATTGCATGGATTTAGAACTTGAGCATGGTGGTTATTGTCTAACACATTGTTGACTTCGGAAACTTGGTTGAATATGTGCGTGTGGTGGGAGGCATATCTGTATATAAATGTATTTTTTAGGATTAAGTAATGCTAAAACCTTCCTGGTAGATACTTCTTGCCAGGTATTTTTTTAACAtcaaatcaaattgctaattaggTTCATTAAAGTGATGTGGATGTTGTTAAGCATGTCCTGAAAGTTGAGCAACCAACTTTACAAAAGTCAGTCATAAATAATCTCCTGGAGCAAATTGTGTTGGTATGTTGGTCTCAGAAGTTGCCTCACCAGTAGCTAAGAAGACAAATTTggtgctctttttattccatggtCCACAGTTTGAGTAGCTTTAATCAATCGTATGCTTCTTTTCATGGAGAAATGTGAAGGAAATGGTTGAAGACTTGCATTTCTGTTTGTGCGTGTATGACATTTCTGTGGGCTTGTGACTCTGTGTTCCATTTCCATGAGCTATGTTCCTGCTAGGGTTTATTAATTATGCCTACTTTTTTCTTTTGGTTGCTAGTTTTATTAATTTCTTGGtccacccccacccccccccaccccccctccagcgccccccaaaaaaaaaagtttttttttttttgcatgaaagatgcTAATCGTTATTATTCCTGCATCTTACCAGAGGCTGAGCGAGATCAATGCACAGTATCAGGAGAAACTATTGGCAGTCCGAGCTCGTCAAGCTACCCACCGAGAGGAGTTCCTTCGCAAGGAATCACAAGCACGCCATCAGCAATACCAACAGGCTAATATGAACAGCTATCAGAACAGTGCTGGACCCAGTGAGGCTTATGGTTATGGTTCAGCTGCCACAGCTGCCAGTGCTTATGGAGATGCACATCGGGCCTATGCTGCAAGTCATTTGGACCCCTATGGGGAGAGGTCTGAATTTATGGGAAGTGCTAGGGGTCATGGTTTTGAACCTCGTGGTCAGTATCCTGGTGGCCGTGCTTACAACATGGGTGGTCGCCATTTTTGAGGAAAAGTTGCAGGAATTAGAGCTATCTTTTGAGCCTTCGCTTTTAGTTCACTGGTATAATATTGCTGTGTTCTTTTTCTATTCCACTAGTGTTGTTTACTCATTAATAGTTGCTGTACTAGGCTACAAGGTTTCATTGATACCATGCTTGTGTCCATGTGAGATGGGTAATGGTGCAGGTTACTATGGAGTCATTGGGATCTCATTTATCATGTTTTGTTAACTGATGGATTGTGTTAGACCTCCAACCCTTAATTGCACTATCTTCATTTGCTTAGCCTAAGTGGGCAGTTTGTTTCAGGTTTTAATTTACATGTAGATGCCTATTCTAGCTAGGAAAAGAATCGTTGTATATTGTGAGAGATGGAGTTTCAACTAGCTTGCTACCTTTGCCTGGTTTTGCTGTTTGATGCATTTGTCTCTGCACAAGCATTAAAAAGGACTTATATACAATTTATTTGGTGTTGAGAATTATTTGTTTTGTTTATTTGTACTTAC contains the following coding sequences:
- the LOC105042434 gene encoding uncharacterized protein, with protein sequence MLLIIIHFFPFIFLQSNQSHSQNLKAALVIGHCCVRGFRQGYKMRRPGQYADPGINPMVAAEMQHLSAHRLQQNSGMNHFPGRADSLRTEEEQQYISSKSERQWQWDRDEPKGSNQPSSHMYKEGQGSDASRSLYEGQRSDSKTGLEKQAIRDLRAQARQEEMETGYEDNTLPQTFEGLEQKFLHDIMKLSKEHQDAEDAENARHRERLSEINAQYQEKLLAVRARQATHREEFLRKESQARHQQYQQANMNSYQNSAGPSEAYGYGSAATAASAYGDAHRAYAASHLDPYGERSEFMGSARGHGFEPRGQYPGGRAYNMGGRHF